From one Gossypium hirsutum isolate 1008001.06 chromosome D08, Gossypium_hirsutum_v2.1, whole genome shotgun sequence genomic stretch:
- the LOC107929401 gene encoding protein NRT1/ PTR FAMILY 6.3 — protein sequence MSLPVTQGKTLPDAWDYRGCPAERSKSGGWTSAAMILGVEACERLTTLGIAVNMVTYLTGTMHLGNASSATTVTNFLGTSFMLCLLGGFIADTFLGRYLTIGIFATVQATGVTILTISTVIPSLRPPKCSRDSVTTCTPASGIQLVVLYLALYLTALGTGGLKSSVSGFGSDQFDDSDPEERSQMTNFFNWFFFFINIGSLGSVTILVYIQDNLGREWGYGICACAILMGLVVFLSGTKRYRFKKLVGSPLTQIAAVFVAAWKKRHLELPSDSSLLFNIDDVTEGSMKKKKKQKLPHSKQFRFLDRAAIMNQSGLEANKWSLATLTDVEEVKMVLRMLPIWATTVIFWTVYAQMTTFSVSQATTMDRHIGKFQIPPASLTVFFVAAILLTVPVYDKLIAPIAKKVLNNPQGLTPLQRIGVGLVLSIIAMIAAALTEIKRLRTASSHGLTTNPVAKIPLSVFWLVPQFLLVGAGEAFTYIGQLDFFLRECPKGMKAMSTGLFLSTLSLGFFVSSLLVTVVHKVTGNNKPWLPNNLNQGRLYNFYWLLTILSCFNLGIYLVFAKWYMYKDKRLADEGIELEEADPTFH from the exons ATGTCTCTCCCTGTAACACAAGGGAAAACCCTTCCTGACGCATGGGACTACAGGGGCTGCCCCGCCGAGCGGTCCAAGTCCGGTGGTTGGACCAGTGCAGCCATGATTCTAG GGGTTGAGGCATGTGAGAGGCTAACAACGTTAGGTATCGCTGTTAATATGGTGACATATTTAACCGGCACCATGCATTTGGGAAATGCTTCCTCAGCCACCACCGTCACCAACTTCCTTGGCACATCTTTCATGCTTTGTCTTCTCGGTGGTTTTATCGCCGACACTTTTCTTGGcag GTATCTCACAATTGGAATCTTCGCCACCGTTCAGGCAACT GGCGTCACCATTTTGACAATCTCAACAGTGATCCCAAGCCTAAGGCCTCCAAAATGCAGTAGGGACAGTGTCACTACATGCACCCCAGCAAGCGGCATACAACTCGTTGTTCTCTACTTAGCCCTTTACCTGACCGCCCTCGGGACAGGCGGTCTCAAATCGAGTGTTTCAGGGTTTGGATCAGATCAGTTCGATGATTCGGACCCTGAAGAGAGATCCCAAATGACAAACTTCTTCAACTGGTTctttttcttcataaacataGGCTCACTTGGTTCAGTGACCATTCTGGTATACATCCAGGATAATTTAGGGCGTGAATGGGGTTACGGTATTTGTGCTTGTGCTATTTTGATGGGGTTGGTGGTGTTTCTATCGGGTACCAAGCGTTACCGTTTCAAGAAATTGGTTGGGAGCCCATTGACCCAAATCGCTGCAGTGTTTGTAGCTGCCTGGAAAAAAAGGCATCTGGAATTGCCATCTGATTCGTCGTTGCTGTTCAATATTGATGATGTAACTGAAGGatcaatgaagaagaagaagaaacaaaagtTGCCCCACAGCAAGCAGTTTCG ATTCTTAGACAGGGCCGCGATCATGAACCAATCTGGTCTTGAGGCAAACAAGTGGAGTTTAGCTACATTAACGgatgttgaagaagtgaaaatggtGCTCAGAATGTTGCCAATTTGGGCAACCACTGTCATATTTTGGACTGTCTATGCCCAAATGACAACGTTTTCAGTTTCTCAGGCTACAACTATGGATCGTCACATTGGCAAATTTCAAATCCCACCCGCATCACTCACAGTTTTCTTCGTCGCTGCCATTCTCTTGACTGTCCCAGTTTATGACAAGCTCATTGCTCCAATTGCAAAAAAGGTGTTAAACAATCCACAAGGTTTAACCCCTTTGCAAAGGATCGGGGTTGGTTTAGTTTTATCCATAATAGCCATGATCGCGGCAGCGCTGACGGAAATAAAGCGATTGAGAACCGCAAGCTCACATGGTCTTACAACCAACCCGGTGGCTAAAATCCCATTAAGCGTCTTTTGGTTGGTCCCTcagtttttgttagtgggggccGGGGAGGCCTTCACATATATAGGGCAGCTTGACTTTTTCTTAAGGGAGTGCCCCAAAGGGATGAAAGCAATGAGTACAGGTTTATTTTTGAGTACCCTTTCATTAGGATTCTTCGTTAGTTCTTTGTTGGTGACCGTAGTTCACAAGGTCACCGGTAACAATAAACCATGGCTACCAAACAATCTGAACCAAGGGAGGCTCTATAATTTCTATTGGCTTTTGACAATTTTGAGTTGCTTCAACTTGGGAATTTACTTGGTTTTTGCTAAATGGTATATGTACAAAGACAAGAGGCTTGCAGATGAAGGGATTGAATTGGAAGAAGCCGACCCTACCTTCCATTAG